The DNA sequence CTCGAAATTAATAAATGACAAGGAAGTTGATTTTAGGATTATTTCTGGATGTTTACTCTTCATAAAACGAAATTCATCAAAAGATATAAACCCATTAAATATCAATACTCTTTGATATCAATTGTATCTTTAACCACCCAAAACTTAGAGAAAATTTAATATGAAAAAATTACTAATCATCATCGGAGTTATTGTTGGATTATTATTCCTAGCTGTGACGATAATCCCCATGTTTTACAAAGATCAAATCGTTGCCATCATTAAAGATAAAGCCAATGAACAGTTGGCTTGTCAAATGGATTTTGATGATGTTGGTATTAGTTTCTTTCGGGATTTCCCTGGTATTACCGTATCGATTGATGGTCTTAGCCTGGTGAATCGTGCGCCTTTCGAGGGCGATACTTTGGTTCATTTTAATTCCTTTCGTGTTACCGTTGATCTGCTCAGTTTAATTTCGGGAGAATCCGTTGAAATTGTTTCGATCCTGTTGGATCAGCCGGATATTTCCCTCAGGGTTCTTGCAGATGGCACGCCGAACTGGAATATCATGAAAGAAACAGAAACGGTTGAAGCTGCCCCGGAAAGTGAAACGGAAGAATTTGGTTTAACCCTGCAAAGATATGAAATTCGAAACGCCAATCTCACTTATATAGATGATCAAACCGGAATGAACCTGGCTGTGAAGGGATTTAACCACAGTGGCTACGGGGATTTCACCCAAGATATCGTCTATTTAAAAACAGACACGAAAATTAAATCTCTAAGCGCCGGAGTTGGAGATATTAACTATTTGCAGGATATTGAAACTCATTTCGCAATCGAAACAGTGATCGATATGAAGAACCTTTCAATAGAACTGAAAAAAAACCAACTAAGGCTTAACGACTTTATTTTTAATCTCGACGGCTCATTAAAAATCGCAGAGGAAACTACCACTGTTGATTTACAGTTTAGCACTGAAGAAACAGATTTTAAAAGTTTGGTTTCCCTGATCCCAATCCTCTACCAGAAGGATTTTTCTGAGCTGGAAACATCGGGTCGATTTAGCTTCCAGGGCAAAATTATCGGCAATTACAGTGAAAATGAATTCCCCAAAATTGACTTCAAATTTGAAGTCAATGATGGCATGCTAAAACTTCCGGACATGCCAAAACCCATAGATCATTTTGCTTTTGAATTATTTGTGGTAAACCCGGGAGGAGATCTAAACAACACCCTGATTAATTTACGAAAATTTCATTTCGAAATGGACCGGCAACCATTCGACGCCCGCCTTATTGTCAGCAGGCCTTTTTCCGATCCCACTTTCAGCGGCTTTATTAAAGGCAATATCGATTTAGGTAACATCAAAGAACTCCTGCCATTAGAGGAAAATACTGAAATCGCCGGCCTCATTCAGGCAAACCTGGAATTTTCAGGCAGTCAGAAAAAAGACCTGGAAATCAATGGAAATGGGCAGCTTAACTTTTCAGAGATCATTTATTCGTCCCCACAACTTCCCGAACCCTTTTCCTTAAAGGAAGCATCGATAACTTTTACACCTGCAAAGGTTTCATTAGATCGGTTTAGTGCTCAAATCGGCAAGAGTGATATTAAGGCAACGGGCCAATTGGAGAATGTTCTTTCTTACTTCCTCAAAGATGCAGAATTAAAAGGCAACCTTGCAATCAGTTCTAATTTTTTTGATTTGAATCCATGGATGGCAGGACCCAGTGCTGAACTTTCAGCGGTCGAGCTACCCGGTAAAATTGAATTCCTGATGGATGTGCAATTCAATGAAGTGCTTTTTGATAATCTAAAATTGCAAAACGTCAGAGGATCCCTGGTTCTTAAAGACAAAGTCCTGAAGATGGATGGCCTCTACATGGAGGCATTAGGCGGAAAAATGATCGCTTCGGGTAAATATGACAGTAACATTCCACAGACCCCAACCATCGATTTCGATTTTTCAATCAGCCAGGTTGGATTTGCCGATGCATACAATAGCTTTATAACTGTGCAAACCTTTGCACCGATTGCAAATCATCTCCATGGCAATTTTAATGCAAAAATAAAGTTAAGTTCGCAATTGGATAATAACCTGGTACCGCTTTGGCAAAATTTCACCAGCCATGGCAAGCTGGATATTGCCTCTGCAAGTTTGACGGATTTCGCACCTTTCAATCAAGTTGCAAAAGCAATTAAATGGGATAAAATACAAAATCCTACTTTAAATAATTTTCATCCTTCATACTCAATCGAGGAAGGCCGAATGAAAATTGAACCATTCACGGTCACGATTGAAAATACGGATATGGTTATCTCGGGATCATACGGGATTGATAAATCATTGAATTTTGATTTGATCCTCAAAATGCCCGCCAGTGAGCTAAGGGGTCAAACAGCGAATGCCCTCACTAACCTTGTTGGGAAGAAAGTGAGCTTGGGCACTGATGAGACAGTTGACATATTGGTTTCTATAGGGGGCACTTATGACAAACCAATTATAAAAGCATCTTTGGGCGACATTGTAAAAAGTGTCACATCCGGTTTGAAACAGGCAGCCGTTTCCGAATTAGAAAGTAAAAAAGATGAAGTAAAACAAGGCATTGTAGAAGCTCTAACCAAAAAGAAAACCGGAAAAGATTCAACAGCAGGCAAATCAACTTTAGAACAAATTGCAAAAGAAAAATTCGAGAAAGAGAAGAAAGAAGCGGAGAAGAAAGTAAAAGATAAACTGAAGAATTTATTCAAAAAGAAAAAGAATTAGCTGAGGCTCAAAGAAACAGTGTTGTCACTATCGTGACGGATCTTGTTAACTAACACACCTTACGTTAAGTTAAAATAGATTCCTTCTGAATGACATTAGATGCTTATTAATGTTTTTTCAGGATGATATTGCGTTCACAAAGTCTCGTTTTAAGCAGGATTCATTCTGTGTTTGATCAAGTAAATAGATTCCCGATAATCCCGCCCAGGAGGCTGTTGCAGAATAGGCAAAAAGCCTGGAATTGTCATCCTGAACGGAGCGAAGCGGAGTGAAGGATCTTGTTTGCAACTCGTTGTAACTCTCGTATAATCAAGTTATTAAGGGCTGTACCAGCAAGATTCTTCTCCCGTCCAGGCGGGATCAGTATGACATTTCAGATGATATTGCGCATTCTGCAACAGCCTGCCAGGCGGAACTGGAATGACAACAGAGTCGTTCCTAGTCTCATTCATGCAGGAATATAAATCAGTGTTATTCGGTGTTTAAAAAAATTGCAGCATCAAACAACTCAGTAAAAATCTAAAATTCAAAAAATTGTACTTGCATTCCATTTTCTTTCAAGGTACGTTATTTTAATCCCTAATATTTTTTAACTCAACCTTAGGAGTGAGTCATGAAGAAATATCTTTCCATTTCAATATTTTTCTTAATTATTACCCTATTTTCATTTGCTAATCTGGGTGCCCAGGAGCCTGTTAAAAAGCTCACCCTGGACCTTTACCTGGATATGGAGAGTGTAAGCAATCCACAAATATCTCCGGATGGTAAACAGATTATTTACACCCGGAGATGGGTTGATAAAATGAATGACAGCCGGAAATCTTCGCTTTGGATTATGAAAGTGGATGGCTCCAAAAACCGGTTCCTGGTTGAAGGATCTTCGGCGCAATGGTCACCCGATGGTTTTCGCATTGCTTTTACTGCCAGCGGAAAACCGAAAGGAAGTCAAATCCATGTCCGGTGGATGGATGCCGAGGGTGCGGTTACGCAAATCACCCGGGTCGAACAATCGCCATCAAACATCCGGTGGTCTCCGAACGGGAAGACCATTGCATTCTCGATGTTGGTGCCCGAAAAAGATAAGTGGACTGTTAAACTGCCGGCAAAACCCGAAGGCGCAAAATGGACCAAGGAACCTCGTATCATCGATCGACTTCGCTACCGCCGAGATCGAAGGGGATTTATAAAAGAAGGATTTAACCATGTTTTTATCGTCCCTGCTGACGGCGGTACCCCACGACAAATTACATCGGGCGACTTTAGCCACTCATCGCCAAGGTGGACTCCGGATGGCAGTGAAATTATCTGCAGCAGCTTGCGAGTTGATGATGCCGAATACCAATGGCGGGAATCTGAGATTTATGCTGTCAATGTGAAGACCGGAGAAACGAAGCAATTAACCACTCGAAAAGGACCGGATGGCAATCCTGTCCCATCTCCCAATGGTAAATATATTGCCTATACGGGTTACGATTTCACAGATGATACCTATATCACCAACAAAATTTATGTCATGAACAGGGATGGTTCAAATCCGCATAAGATCTCCGGAGATTTTGACCGGCGGTCTTCCGGTTTAACCTGGGCAAGAGACAATAGCGGTGTATATTTTAACACACGCAGCGAAGGCAGCCGCAATGTTTATTTTGCTTCACTAAAGAATGGCGTAAAACCAATTACCGAAGGAACCCATTATATATCAGTAAGCAGCATCAACAAAAATGGTAAGGCTGCGGCAGTTTGGGCCGATTCTCATAATCCCGGTGATGTGATCGCTTTTGACTTGAAAAAACCCAAGCAGATTACCCAATTGACCCATGTAAATGAAGATATCCTTTCGGATGTCAAACTGGGAGAGGTCGAGGAAATCTGGTATAATTCTGTGGATGATTTTAAAATTCAAGGATGGATTGTAAAACCACCGGATTTCGATCCGAATCGAAAATACCCACTAATTTTAGCCATCCACGGCGGTCCCCATGGAATGTATGGCGTCGGATTTAATTTTGCCTGGCAAAACCATGCCGCGGAAGACTTTGTGGTTTTGTATACCAATCCTCGCGGCAGTGACGGCTATGGCAGTCCATTTGGCAACGCGATAAAGAATGCCTACCCTGACAAGGATTTCGATGATTTGATGAAAGGCGTCGATGAGGTGATTGCCAAGGGCTATATCGATGAACGAAACTTGTTTGTGTACGGCGGCAGTGGCGGCGGTGTCCTAACCGCATGGATCGTCGGCCATACGGATCGATTCGCCGCTGCTTCTTCCAACTACCCGGTAATCGACTGGATTAGCTTTGTCGGCACAACGGATGGCGCCAGTTGGTATCGTAACTTCAAGAAATTTCCATGGGAAGATCCCAGCGAGCATTTAAAGCGATCCCCGCTCATGTACGCCGGTAATGTAAAAACACCGACCATGCTGATGACAGGTATCAAAGATTTGCGCACACCGATTTCCCAAACCGAAGAGTTCTACATGGCGCTGAAAGTGCAAAAAATCCCGACGGTAATGCTGCGTTTTAATGAGGAATGGCACGGTACCAGCTCTAAGCCATCCAATTTTATGCGCTCGGTGCTTTACCTGAGAAGCTGGTTTGATAAGTATACGACAAAGGATGAGATTGCCGGGAGGTAGGTACAAGCTTTAAAATCAAATCAATCTAATTGTCAAACCCCGGTGATTAAAAAAGATTCACCGGGGTTTTATTTTAGGTGGATTAATATATTATTTTGTGTACTGAGAGTATTTATTTAGTTTTCATACTACTGAATAAATTGTTTAGGACTGACAACTTTTATCCTCATATATCCATTTCAACCGATTCCAAAGTTTTAATCGTTAACATTGTGTATTATTTAATTTTGAAATTTGAACATCCATCATTTTTTTGATAGCTTTATTCCTCATTATTTAGGAGCACAATTGCCTGTTCATCAAAACAACATTCGCGGTCGCGGCGCCGCAACGAATCCTCTCAATCGATTTGAAACCATCTCCATCGAATTCGATGAGCCGGACGGCCAGAAAAATGAGTTGAAAGGTACCCAATATTTTAAGGATTCATCCAAGACATTCATCACTTACAACGACAGCCCGGATGTGGGATTCGACGCAAGCATCAATCCTTATCGCGGTTGTGAACACGGCTGCATTTATTGTTACGCCCGGCCATCCCATGAATATCTAGGGCTTTCGGCGGGATTGGATTTTGAGAGTAAAATTTTCGTTAAGGAAAATGGACCGGAAATTTTGGAAAAAGAATTATCGCGCCCCAAATGGAAACCGCAGGTGCTGGGTATCAGCGGTGTAACCGATCCCTATCAGCCGATAGAACGCCACTTCAAACTAACGCGCCGTTGTCTTGAAGTGTTGGTCAAATTTAAAAACCCAGTGGTGATAATCACCAAGAACCACATGGTAACCCGTGATTTGGACCTATTGAGTGAGCTTTCATCCATAAACGCGGCATTGGTCATGATATCGATTACGACTCAAAACAGTGCGCTGACCCAAATCATGGAGCCACGGACATCCATTCCTGCACGGCGATTTGAAGCCATCGAGAAATTAACTGCGGCTGGCATCAAAACCGGTGTTCTCGCTGCTCCAATTATTCCGGGTCTAACCGATCACGAAATTCCATCGATCTTGAAAATGGCTGCTGACGCCGGAGCAGTTTGTGCCGGCTACATAATGCTGCGCATGCCCTATGCTGTTGCACCCCTGTTTGAGAATTGGCTGGAAAGACATTATCCCGATAGAAAAGACAAAATTCTAAACCGGATTCGGGATATCCGTGGTGGAAAATTAAATGACCCTCGGCTGGGAACCAGGATGAGAGGGGAAGGCGTTTTTGCAGATGAAATCCGGAACTTGTTTGATCTGTCTTGCCGGAAAGCTGGACTGAACAAGGAGAAGCCGAATCTCACAGCACATCATTTTAGAGTATTGGCTGATAACCAGTTTGACTTTTTTTCTTGATCCTGGAAAATAATAATTAAACAGAATTAGAAATAGGTAGGGGCGAAGTATTTTTCACAAAAAGACAAAACCCATCTGAAACCGGAGTCGTCTACATACACATTACGGACATTTATCATCGGGAAAATAACATAATTATCGAGTCCGGATAAACCATTAACAGCCATTTTCTCGCTGAAATAAATCTTTATTGGGTCTCTTGATG is a window from the candidate division KSB1 bacterium genome containing:
- a CDS encoding AsmA family protein; the encoded protein is MKKLLIIIGVIVGLLFLAVTIIPMFYKDQIVAIIKDKANEQLACQMDFDDVGISFFRDFPGITVSIDGLSLVNRAPFEGDTLVHFNSFRVTVDLLSLISGESVEIVSILLDQPDISLRVLADGTPNWNIMKETETVEAAPESETEEFGLTLQRYEIRNANLTYIDDQTGMNLAVKGFNHSGYGDFTQDIVYLKTDTKIKSLSAGVGDINYLQDIETHFAIETVIDMKNLSIELKKNQLRLNDFIFNLDGSLKIAEETTTVDLQFSTEETDFKSLVSLIPILYQKDFSELETSGRFSFQGKIIGNYSENEFPKIDFKFEVNDGMLKLPDMPKPIDHFAFELFVVNPGGDLNNTLINLRKFHFEMDRQPFDARLIVSRPFSDPTFSGFIKGNIDLGNIKELLPLEENTEIAGLIQANLEFSGSQKKDLEINGNGQLNFSEIIYSSPQLPEPFSLKEASITFTPAKVSLDRFSAQIGKSDIKATGQLENVLSYFLKDAELKGNLAISSNFFDLNPWMAGPSAELSAVELPGKIEFLMDVQFNEVLFDNLKLQNVRGSLVLKDKVLKMDGLYMEALGGKMIASGKYDSNIPQTPTIDFDFSISQVGFADAYNSFITVQTFAPIANHLHGNFNAKIKLSSQLDNNLVPLWQNFTSHGKLDIASASLTDFAPFNQVAKAIKWDKIQNPTLNNFHPSYSIEEGRMKIEPFTVTIENTDMVISGSYGIDKSLNFDLILKMPASELRGQTANALTNLVGKKVSLGTDETVDILVSIGGTYDKPIIKASLGDIVKSVTSGLKQAAVSELESKKDEVKQGIVEALTKKKTGKDSTAGKSTLEQIAKEKFEKEKKEAEKKVKDKLKNLFKKKKN
- a CDS encoding S9 family peptidase, with product MKKYLSISIFFLIITLFSFANLGAQEPVKKLTLDLYLDMESVSNPQISPDGKQIIYTRRWVDKMNDSRKSSLWIMKVDGSKNRFLVEGSSAQWSPDGFRIAFTASGKPKGSQIHVRWMDAEGAVTQITRVEQSPSNIRWSPNGKTIAFSMLVPEKDKWTVKLPAKPEGAKWTKEPRIIDRLRYRRDRRGFIKEGFNHVFIVPADGGTPRQITSGDFSHSSPRWTPDGSEIICSSLRVDDAEYQWRESEIYAVNVKTGETKQLTTRKGPDGNPVPSPNGKYIAYTGYDFTDDTYITNKIYVMNRDGSNPHKISGDFDRRSSGLTWARDNSGVYFNTRSEGSRNVYFASLKNGVKPITEGTHYISVSSINKNGKAAAVWADSHNPGDVIAFDLKKPKQITQLTHVNEDILSDVKLGEVEEIWYNSVDDFKIQGWIVKPPDFDPNRKYPLILAIHGGPHGMYGVGFNFAWQNHAAEDFVVLYTNPRGSDGYGSPFGNAIKNAYPDKDFDDLMKGVDEVIAKGYIDERNLFVYGGSGGGVLTAWIVGHTDRFAAASSNYPVIDWISFVGTTDGASWYRNFKKFPWEDPSEHLKRSPLMYAGNVKTPTMLMTGIKDLRTPISQTEEFYMALKVQKIPTVMLRFNEEWHGTSSKPSNFMRSVLYLRSWFDKYTTKDEIAGR
- a CDS encoding PA0069 family radical SAM protein gives rise to the protein MPVHQNNIRGRGAATNPLNRFETISIEFDEPDGQKNELKGTQYFKDSSKTFITYNDSPDVGFDASINPYRGCEHGCIYCYARPSHEYLGLSAGLDFESKIFVKENGPEILEKELSRPKWKPQVLGISGVTDPYQPIERHFKLTRRCLEVLVKFKNPVVIITKNHMVTRDLDLLSELSSINAALVMISITTQNSALTQIMEPRTSIPARRFEAIEKLTAAGIKTGVLAAPIIPGLTDHEIPSILKMAADAGAVCAGYIMLRMPYAVAPLFENWLERHYPDRKDKILNRIRDIRGGKLNDPRLGTRMRGEGVFADEIRNLFDLSCRKAGLNKEKPNLTAHHFRVLADNQFDFFS